One Companilactobacillus farciminis KCTC 3681 = DSM 20184 genomic window, ACAGTAAAAACAACAAATAAAATCGGATTCCAACACGTAGGAAGTTTTCTTAGACCAGAAGAATTAAAACAAGCACGTAAAGATTTCAGCAACAACAAGATTTCTCAAGCAGAACTTACAGCCGTTGAAGATAAAGCAATCAAAGATTTAGTCGATAAAGAAGTAAAAGTTGGCTTGGATTACGCTACTGATGGTGAATTCCGTCGTTCATATTGGCACCTCGACTTCTTCTGGGGCTTTGAAGGTATCGACCACATTCATTACGGCGAAGGTTATCATTTTGCCCATGAAGAAACTCGTGACGACACAGCCATTCTTTCCGGAAAAATCAAATTTAACAAAGATACTCACCCATTCATCAAACACTTCGACTATTTGAAGTCATTGACTGACAACTTGGATATCGAACCTAAACAAACTATTCCCGCTCCATCACAACTTTATATCGAACTAATTCGTGGTACTAATGATGATAAGATCAAAGAATTTTATCCTAATATTGAAGATCTTTATTCAGACATCGAACAAGCTTATCACGACGCTATCTTGGCTTTTTACGATGAAGGTGCTCGAGTAATCCAATTAGACGACTGCTCATGGGGACTATTCTTAGACGATAATTTCCTTTCAACTCCAGACGGACAAGCTTATGCTAACTCCGGTATTCAAGATATCTTGTTGAACCTTAACAACAAAGCTATCGAAAACTTGCCTGAAGATTTGACTATCAACACACACGTTTGTCGTGGTAACTATCATTCAGATTTTGCTTTCTCCGGCGGTTATGGTCCGGTTGCCGATACACTCTTTGCTAAAGAAAATGTCGACACTTACTTCCTCGAATATGACTCAAAACGTGCTGGCGGCTTTGAACCTCTAGCTAAAGTTTCTGGCGACAAGAAAGTTGTTCTAGGACTTTTGACTACTAAATCTGGTGAACTAGAAGATCGTCAAGACATCATCGATCGTATCAAAGAAGCTAGTCAATATTTGCCACTAGATCGCCTCTGGTTATCAACTCAATGTGGCTTTGCATCAACTGAAGAAGGCAACGTTTTGACTGAAGACCAAGAATGGGCCAAATTAAAACTCGTTAAATCGATTCAAGACGAAATTTGGGGTTAATAATCATTGATAACGCTTTCATTAGCAACTATAATATAGGTAGAAAGATATGTTACTGGAGGTGTTTGACTATGATGGAATTAATTGCCAAATTATTCAACAGGATTGTAGACTACACCCTTAACTTCGATTGGTGGTAAAGCTTACAAATCTGTAAGAGTAATGTAAGTGAATCAAATGTCTTAAAAAGCAAAAAACTCTTAAGATACTTTTCAGGAGGTAATTCAAATGAGAAGTTTTTTAAGAGTTTTTTTGTTAGGTATTTTTCTATTAGTAATCGGGTATTTCGGGGCTTGCGTAGGTCTCAAGGATAGTACAAGCGAGATGGGACAAGCTCTCAACAAATTCAACGTATTGGTCAAAGAAGAGCCACGTTACGTCAAAATCGATAATTCTAAAGCGGTCGATGAAGATGGCTATGGCAATTATGACTACACTTTAACTAGCTACGATCAAAAAGGCCAAAAACACCCTATCAAATTCACTGGTATGGGCAAATTAAAGGAAGGTCACTACTTGAAATTAACTACTAAGGGAACTTATGTCATCACTTATAAGGAAGCCTTTGAACAAGATATTCCTCACAATGTTTATGAAAAGTTAAACAACCAATAGCATTTGACCAGCCTAATCTAAATAACTAAAATAAATAAGTTACTACTTTTAGATTAGGAGCACCAAAATGTCAAAACAAATTAAGAAATCACTATTCATCATGGTCTTTGGGACCTTCTTCGGTGTTTTGTGCTCTACTTTAATGAACACAGCTTTACCTACTTTCATGCACGTCTTCAATGTCAACTCATCTACTGTTCAGTGGTTGACGAATGGTTACACGTTGGTCAATGCAATTATGATTCCAACGAGTGCCTACTTTATTAAGAAATTTTCTTTTCGCCACTTATTTATCGCCTTTAGTTCGATATTCTTAGTTGGAACAATCCTCGGTGCGATTGCGAACACCTTTATGCTCGTTATTATCGGGAGAATGATTCAAGCTATCGGTACCGGAATGATGATGCCTTTAGTTAACGTCTTAGCCATGCAATACACGACTAGAGACAAACAAGGTGCCGTTATGGGGATTATTGGCCTAGCCTTTAACTTTTCCCCTATCATTGGTCCAACCTTGTCAGGTGTAATTTTACAGTACTTCCCTTGGCAATACTTATTCATCTTGATTCTGCCATTCATCATTGCCGTCGTCTTGTTGTCGATTTTTCAATTGCCACAAGTTGAAACGAGTGAAAATCCTAAATTCGACGTGCCAAGTTTGATTACTATCAGTTTAGGATTACTCTTCCTGTTGACTGGTTTTTCAAACATTGGTCAATCTCAATTCCTATCTTTCAACGTTTTAGGATTCACAGTTATCGGTCTGATTCTAATCGTTATTTTCTCAATTATGGAAAATAGAGCCGACAGTCCAATCATCAATTTTGAGATTTTTAAACATTCACAATTTTCAGTCGCACAACTATCAATATGTTGATTGTTTTGACCATGTACGGCAACACGATTTTACTACCATTAATGATTCAGAATATCTTACACAAGAGTCCACTAATTTCTGGTCTGGCATTACTACCGGGAGCCATTTTAACTGGTTTCATGTCCCCAGTCAGTGGTAGATTATTCGACAAATACCCTATCAAACGTATCGTCGTTACTGGTGTCTTGATTGACTGCTTTGGTACCTTTATGCAAGCTGTGATCGATGTCAACGCCTCAGTCTTAATGCTGACTCTAGGACAGATGATTCGTCAATTGGGATTAGTTTTGATATTGATTCCTATTCAAACTCAAGCTCTAAGTGCTTTGCCCAAAAAATATCTTTCTGATGGTGTGGCAACTTTCAACACGCTTAGACAAATTGCCGCATCCTTTGGAACAGCGATTATCATTGCCGTTATTACGATGGCCGACAAAATCATTACTGGTAGCACTACCAATCAATCCGTCGGTATTCAAGCAGGATTTCTAGCTTGTTTAGGATTCTTGATTGTAGCTTTAGTTTTGACATTTAAATTGCACCGTCCAGAAACTGTCGATTAAAAATATCCTATAAAGAGTGAATTATTTTCTCTTTATAGGATATTTTGTTTAGTTTAGCTGTTAATTTTCTACCTAAATACAATTATAATTGTTATATGTACACAAAGGAGGGATAAATATTTGTTAACTAGCTCATTTTTAGATGCATCCACATTATTACCGAGTTTGTTTTATATTCTAGGAGCCTTTTTAGTTTTCCAAGTACTATTCTCCGGTATTAAGGTTCTTCTCAATAAAATGGCTATTCATTACGATCCCTACTCCTTAAGAGCCGCCTTAGGAGTTATTTATATCATGTCGCTTCTGTTTTATATGGAAATAACAGCTACCCACGTACAACAATCCTGGATCTACATCAACTTTGAATTGATTTCAGTTATTTTCTATACGGTAATTCTCAGTGCTAACAAACGTTACTATTACTATTTCTTTCCTCTAATATTATTAGCATTCATGGTTTTAAATTCAGCTTTGACGAGTTGGGAGTCTTGGTGTTTATCATTTGATTTGATTATTTTTTATCAAGCTCTGAATTACATCAAGAATCATACCAAAAATACGTTTCCGTTCTTTAAATATTTACTAGTCAGCATCATCTTTGGATTCCTCTACTGGCTCTTTGCCAAAATCAAATTCAATATCAGTAATCCTATCTTCATCCATCAAATAATTTCACTATTCGTCATGGAATTATTTACAATCGGATACATTGCTGTCTTGTTCTCCGATTTGG contains:
- a CDS encoding 5-methyltetrahydropteroyltriglutamate--homocysteine S-methyltransferase; amino-acid sequence: MTVKTTNKIGFQHVGSFLRPEELKQARKDFSNNKISQAELTAVEDKAIKDLVDKEVKVGLDYATDGEFRRSYWHLDFFWGFEGIDHIHYGEGYHFAHEETRDDTAILSGKIKFNKDTHPFIKHFDYLKSLTDNLDIEPKQTIPAPSQLYIELIRGTNDDKIKEFYPNIEDLYSDIEQAYHDAILAFYDEGARVIQLDDCSWGLFLDDNFLSTPDGQAYANSGIQDILLNLNNKAIENLPEDLTINTHVCRGNYHSDFAFSGGYGPVADTLFAKENVDTYFLEYDSKRAGGFEPLAKVSGDKKVVLGLLTTKSGELEDRQDIIDRIKEASQYLPLDRLWLSTQCGFASTEEGNVLTEDQEWAKLKLVKSIQDEIWG
- a CDS encoding YxeA family protein; the encoded protein is MRSFLRVFLLGIFLLVIGYFGACVGLKDSTSEMGQALNKFNVLVKEEPRYVKIDNSKAVDEDGYGNYDYTLTSYDQKGQKHPIKFTGMGKLKEGHYLKLTTKGTYVITYKEAFEQDIPHNVYEKLNNQ
- a CDS encoding GGDEF domain-containing protein, with the protein product MLTSSFLDASTLLPSLFYILGAFLVFQVLFSGIKVLLNKMAIHYDPYSLRAALGVIYIMSLLFYMEITATHVQQSWIYINFELISVIFYTVILSANKRYYYYFFPLILLAFMVLNSALTSWESWCLSFDLIIFYQALNYIKNHTKNTFPFFKYLLVSIIFGFLYWLFAKIKFNISNPIFIHQIISLFVMELFTIGYIAVLFSDLESRASLFRDATHDRLTKAFNYDAFDIDLRAIFKEDNHPDAKFTMMMFDIDHFKNINDTYGHLAGDEVLKEVVHIVQNVLKQSDPKIKLYRTGGEEFNVIFQNYQVEETTDIVKRIFSAINSTPIHLKEKDIHITASFGVSEISPHDVSITDFYSRVDKALYHSKRNGRNTITTV